Proteins encoded within one genomic window of Granulicella pectinivorans:
- the bcsA gene encoding UDP-forming cellulose synthase catalytic subunit — MTRSPMWREFESGDSLPLRFLRFCILAGGIFFLAFTGILNLTWPQQAVLGLLTVLLAIWMDRSSSSYLVTLTLMLVSMYSTFRYGWWRISYTVHYFLDPANRYGEHAWTFLDAFFIWLLVLAETYAFIILYLGYLQTLWPLRRTPVPLPDDPEDWPAVDLLIPTYNEPLSVVRFTALAAMNIDWPADKLNVYILDDGKRDEFRRFAEDAGIGYMTRDDNKHAKAGNINRALKRLDAPFVAIFDCDHVPTRSFLQVTLGWFLRDHKLAMLQTPHHFYSPDPFERNLNQFRTIPNEGELFYGIVQDGNDFWNATFFCGSCAVLRKTALDEIGGIAVETVTEDAHTSLRMQMNGWNTAYINIPQAAGLATERLSGHVKQRIRWARGMIQIMRTDNPLFAKGLKPAQRLCYFNAMSHFLYALPRLIFLTAPLIYLVLGHTNVPGYWAAILAYAFPHLVLSSITNSRIQGQHRHSFWNEIYETVLAPYIFLPTMLALVNPKLGSFNVTAKGGVVNRGFFDTRIAQPFILMLLLNVLGLLMAIPRFFFLDLPVLGGLYDGTHPGTIVMNVVWTLFNMVILGVATAVAWESQQRRQTVRVAMSVPTDVVLADGSILPGVTSDLSSGGVMVHLEEGIIVSPGEPVSLVFPVLDGDATLPATVVGLDGNVLRAQFDPLTLQEEEALTMVLYSRADTWLGWGEAREADAPLKSMLRILQLSIRGLNQTVRGMLKSKKRAPKGRLAANIAPVLLFAVLFGLVAHPASAQVNVPVQQLGPAASEGTPTQIQNGARAARVVPPGQFDNVFTLADVSVPDTIVLRGVDAYHSTFFNVPQTQIVKSATMHIRYHFSPGLLPALSHLKVSLNGTLFATLPVTNNPSFTGPDLTPDEKVASSDKINVTRSENSALLEATLTLPADMIVQSNELTFEFIGHYTSQCEDPSHSTLWAHVDSNSSIELSGALLPLQNDLKLLPLPFYDVAVNLHPVIPIVFLSQPSPEAMHAAAIVASWFGILTDYRPVHFPVTIGTIPQGNAIVIGENASELPPALNITASSGPTVAMRTNPGDPYSKLLILTGDNGADLVAAAQVLTLQRDLLASDTQSLHNVRRPDPRKPDDAPRWLSTEKKTTVGDITQTGDLQGDGSVPVGAYMRLPPDLFTEPLGNLSFHMGYRYNGIPLANESTLQVYVNTAYVSSTPMPHSDKASAKLETVIPVPVTDLRPFNNSLMLKFVFQIAKKGKCQDTAPLNLQGAILKDSYLDIQGIPHWTPLPNLELYSNAGYPFTRMADLSETAVVLPDVPSADELEMFLTFMGHFGAQTGYPVLNLSVTNGDGMKADGKRDYLVMGTVDDQPALKRLNANLPVVIDGNGLHIQDTQGFFAPLQKAWWRVRSSDHVRSGQLETAGGLPDALLEGIEWPSGSNRSVVVMALRDHSVVPNFLNVFLKSSQSSDISQSVSVLHGTKFSSYRIGADIYRVGYLSPWVRINMLFSEFPWIVVITSLILCVLMAALIRAILRRRARIRLQGTD, encoded by the coding sequence ATGACACGATCGCCCATGTGGAGAGAGTTCGAGTCCGGCGACAGCCTGCCGTTGCGCTTTCTGCGCTTCTGCATCCTGGCCGGAGGCATCTTCTTTCTCGCCTTCACCGGAATCCTCAACCTGACCTGGCCCCAGCAGGCTGTACTCGGCCTGTTGACCGTTCTGCTGGCCATCTGGATGGATCGCAGCTCCAGCTCCTATTTGGTCACGCTCACCCTTATGCTGGTGTCGATGTACTCCACCTTCCGCTATGGGTGGTGGCGCATCTCCTATACAGTCCACTACTTCCTCGACCCCGCCAACCGTTATGGCGAGCACGCCTGGACCTTCCTCGACGCCTTCTTCATCTGGCTGCTCGTCCTGGCCGAAACCTACGCCTTCATCATTTTGTACCTCGGCTACCTCCAGACTCTCTGGCCGCTGCGCCGCACCCCCGTGCCTCTACCTGACGACCCCGAGGACTGGCCAGCCGTCGATCTGCTCATTCCGACCTACAACGAGCCCCTCTCGGTGGTGCGCTTCACCGCGCTCGCCGCGATGAACATCGACTGGCCCGCCGACAAGCTCAACGTCTATATCCTCGACGACGGCAAACGCGATGAGTTCCGCCGCTTCGCGGAAGATGCCGGCATCGGCTACATGACGCGCGACGACAATAAGCACGCCAAGGCTGGCAATATCAACCGTGCCCTCAAGCGTCTCGACGCGCCCTTCGTCGCCATCTTCGATTGCGACCATGTGCCCACCCGCAGCTTCCTGCAGGTCACGCTCGGCTGGTTCCTCCGCGATCACAAGCTCGCGATGCTCCAGACCCCGCACCACTTTTATTCGCCCGATCCCTTCGAGCGCAATCTCAACCAGTTCCGCACCATCCCCAACGAGGGCGAGCTCTTCTACGGCATCGTGCAGGATGGCAATGACTTCTGGAACGCGACCTTCTTCTGTGGCTCCTGCGCCGTGCTCCGTAAGACCGCGCTCGACGAGATCGGCGGTATCGCCGTCGAGACCGTCACCGAAGACGCTCACACCTCGCTGCGCATGCAGATGAACGGCTGGAACACTGCCTACATCAATATTCCGCAGGCCGCCGGCCTCGCCACCGAGCGCCTCTCCGGTCACGTCAAGCAGCGCATCCGCTGGGCCCGCGGCATGATCCAGATCATGCGCACCGACAATCCGCTCTTTGCCAAGGGCCTCAAGCCCGCGCAGCGCCTCTGCTACTTCAACGCGATGAGCCACTTCCTCTACGCGCTGCCGCGCCTCATCTTTCTCACCGCGCCTTTGATCTACCTCGTCCTCGGACACACCAACGTTCCCGGATACTGGGCCGCCATCCTCGCCTACGCGTTCCCCCACCTTGTGCTCTCAAGCATCACCAACTCCCGCATCCAGGGCCAGCACCGTCACTCCTTCTGGAATGAGATCTACGAGACCGTCCTCGCTCCGTACATCTTCCTTCCCACCATGCTTGCGCTCGTCAACCCCAAGCTCGGCAGTTTCAACGTCACGGCCAAGGGCGGCGTCGTCAATCGCGGCTTCTTCGACACCCGCATCGCCCAGCCCTTCATCCTGATGCTTCTCCTGAACGTGCTTGGCCTCCTCATGGCCATTCCGCGCTTCTTCTTCCTCGATCTGCCCGTTCTCGGTGGCCTCTATGACGGCACCCATCCCGGAACGATCGTCATGAACGTCGTCTGGACGCTCTTTAACATGGTGATTCTCGGCGTGGCCACGGCCGTAGCCTGGGAGAGCCAGCAGCGCCGCCAGACCGTTCGTGTCGCTATGTCCGTTCCCACCGATGTCGTTCTCGCCGACGGCTCCATCCTCCCCGGCGTCACCTCCGACCTCTCGAGCGGCGGCGTCATGGTCCACCTCGAAGAGGGAATCATCGTCAGCCCCGGAGAGCCCGTCAGCCTCGTGTTTCCCGTACTCGATGGCGACGCCACGCTTCCCGCCACGGTCGTTGGCCTCGATGGCAACGTCCTCCGCGCGCAGTTCGACCCGCTCACGCTCCAGGAAGAAGAGGCCCTCACCATGGTCCTCTACTCCCGCGCCGACACCTGGCTCGGTTGGGGCGAGGCCCGCGAAGCCGACGCTCCGCTCAAGAGCATGCTCCGTATCCTGCAGCTTTCCATCCGTGGTCTCAACCAGACCGTTCGAGGCATGTTGAAGAGTAAGAAACGGGCTCCCAAGGGACGTCTCGCCGCCAATATCGCTCCTGTGCTCCTCTTTGCCGTCCTCTTCGGCCTCGTCGCACACCCCGCCAGCGCGCAGGTCAACGTGCCTGTGCAGCAACTCGGTCCTGCCGCCTCCGAAGGCACCCCGACGCAGATCCAGAATGGGGCTCGTGCCGCCCGCGTCGTGCCCCCCGGACAGTTCGACAACGTCTTCACCCTCGCCGACGTCTCGGTGCCCGATACCATCGTCCTGCGCGGCGTCGACGCCTACCACTCCACTTTCTTCAATGTGCCGCAGACCCAGATCGTCAAAAGCGCCACGATGCACATCCGGTATCACTTTTCGCCAGGCCTTCTGCCGGCCTTGAGCCATTTAAAGGTGTCGCTCAACGGCACACTCTTCGCCACGCTGCCCGTCACCAACAATCCCAGCTTCACCGGCCCCGACCTCACCCCCGACGAGAAGGTCGCATCCTCCGACAAGATCAATGTCACCCGCTCGGAGAACAGCGCGCTCCTCGAAGCCACGCTCACCCTCCCCGCGGACATGATCGTCCAGTCCAACGAACTCACCTTCGAGTTCATCGGGCACTACACCTCGCAGTGCGAAGACCCCTCGCACTCCACACTCTGGGCACACGTCGATTCGAACTCCTCCATCGAGCTCTCCGGCGCGCTCCTTCCGCTCCAGAACGACCTCAAGCTTCTCCCTCTGCCGTTCTATGACGTAGCCGTCAACCTGCACCCCGTCATCCCCATCGTCTTTCTCTCGCAGCCGTCGCCCGAAGCCATGCACGCCGCGGCCATCGTCGCCTCGTGGTTCGGCATCCTCACCGACTATCGCCCCGTCCACTTCCCGGTCACCATCGGAACGATCCCGCAGGGCAACGCCATCGTCATCGGGGAGAACGCCTCCGAGTTACCGCCCGCCCTGAACATCACGGCCAGCTCCGGCCCAACGGTTGCCATGCGCACCAACCCCGGCGACCCGTACTCCAAGCTGCTCATCCTCACCGGGGACAACGGCGCGGACCTCGTCGCGGCCGCGCAGGTTCTTACCCTCCAGCGCGATCTCCTGGCCTCCGACACGCAAAGCCTTCACAACGTTCGCAGGCCTGATCCCCGCAAGCCCGACGACGCGCCCCGCTGGCTCTCGACCGAAAAGAAGACCACCGTCGGCGACATCACCCAGACCGGCGATCTTCAGGGTGACGGGTCCGTGCCCGTGGGGGCCTACATGCGCCTGCCGCCCGATCTCTTCACCGAACCTCTTGGCAATCTCTCGTTCCATATGGGCTACCGCTATAACGGCATCCCGCTCGCCAACGAGAGTACCCTGCAGGTCTATGTCAACACCGCCTACGTCAGTTCCACGCCCATGCCGCACTCCGACAAGGCGTCCGCCAAGCTCGAAACCGTCATCCCCGTTCCCGTCACCGATCTCCGTCCCTTCAACAACTCCCTCATGTTGAAGTTCGTCTTCCAGATCGCCAAGAAAGGGAAGTGCCAGGACACCGCTCCGCTCAATCTCCAGGGTGCCATCCTCAAGGATAGTTATCTCGACATCCAGGGCATCCCGCACTGGACGCCTCTGCCCAACCTCGAGCTCTACTCGAACGCCGGCTACCCGTTCACCCGCATGGCCGACCTCTCCGAGACCGCCGTCGTCCTTCCCGACGTTCCCTCCGCCGACGAGCTTGAGATGTTCCTCACCTTCATGGGTCACTTCGGCGCGCAGACCGGCTATCCCGTCCTCAACCTCTCCGTCACCAATGGCGATGGCATGAAGGCTGACGGCAAACGCGATTATCTCGTCATGGGCACCGTGGACGATCAGCCCGCGCTCAAGCGCCTCAACGCCAATCTCCCGGTCGTCATCGATGGCAACGGCCTCCACATCCAGGACACGCAGGGCTTCTTCGCTCCTCTGCAGAAGGCCTGGTGGCGTGTCCGCTCATCCGACCACGTCCGCTCCGGCCAGCTCGAAACCGCCGGCGGTCTCCCCGACGCGCTCCTCGAAGGCATCGAGTGGCCTTCGGGCTCCAATCGCTCTGTCGTTGTCATGGCGTTGCGCGATCACTCGGTCGTCCCCAACTTCCTCAACGTCTTCCTCAAATCCTCGCAGTCGTCCGACATCTCCCAGTCCGTCAGCGTGCTTCACGGGACGAAGTTCTCTTCCTACCGCATCGGCGCCGACATCTATCGCGTCGGCTACCTCTCCCCCTGGGTCCGCATCAACATGTTGTTCTCGGAGTTCCCCTGGATCGTGGTCATCACCTCCCTCATCCTCTGTGTCCTCATGGCGGCTCTCATCCGCGCAATCCTGCGTCGCCGCGCCCGCATCCGGCTGCAGGGAACCGACTAA
- a CDS encoding cellulose biosynthesis protein BcsC: MTPAVLFAAMAFTPYPPLRAQAVSSPTQALLEKAHSLEVRGRMDMASQTWQQVLLADPNNAEALGGLARAAKLSGNVSQANAYIEKLKAINPSDPNIAKVESMNSQQSNLAQLQQAGKLAQGGQYAQAMNIYRQVFGGTPPPGDWALAYYETESATEDGRPHAIAGLRDLVSKYPQDSRYQITLGRILTYNPKTRAEGRLFLKRHPQDPSAVEALRQSLLWDAQNPASATEIRSYLQKHPDEQLATALRNQPPAPRAQRGGGSTYTPPALTPQQQADLDAQRARSAEEQAAYRALNAHHIEEAEERFKSILVMNPSSGPALAGMGYIRMQQSNFGGAISFLVEAKQNGVRDSGLDTALNTSRFWYTMGEGQAALNENDLATAQAKYQSALAMRPTSPEALEGLGGTLLKAQEPEPAIQLFERFVRAKPSSLPAWRGLFMAQYGAGQAAAALATEKRIPASIHAQLMRDPDFLRTLASAYSAVGRDADAQRVLHSALELPFPAGGEGLKAETQLQYAALLQAANHLEQASGLYRQVLATDPGNADGWEGLVRVQHGMAQDAQAVQTLESMPPSVYDAAMRDPGFETTVAAIYQGQGKLDIAQDLLEKSLAQQASAGQVVSTPIQLQLAAIYLQRNNPQLAYPIYQRVLSQTPDRVDAWKGLLAALHTNGRDQEALAQIQQIPLPVRSRLEQDPEYLQNVAAIYNGLGQPGQAALFQARVKQYYTLRRTNAPAEIDIQDAWLLYNSGNETSLYRQLMALGGRTDLSEEQRHTVQTIWANWAVRRANQAAAAGDTKRSLAILNAASHAFPDNPGVAKALASGYARAGYPKEAVAIFKAQDMTHATASDYKAAVGAALAANDNKDAETWLRYGLDAYPRDSQLLTLGAKFEQARGANGRAAEYYRASLAAMPLPDPGAELANELSRPNGNGNIRLPGQSQSQDLASLLNPGGVGNQIAAQAPAIPVAPPPAYLPNYGNAYGTAPVQLQGTTPQYGTSPSVPPQYSTPQYSTSPGRTVRPAPSTLGNYVPPQSSVVRPSTLDGFVLPAPRNPIRNAVNGGAQARTQAKPTNRPHPAAVAEMQDRFGSSLQATPGSMQSASNDASDVSGPIIRMSATTSASPTQELVQNQIPEPQQTPAEAEAQATRAYQYQQIQSAIERAQSQPLPITAAPLSQPQPVQQASNTGDAYGPFVPYVPPARSAVAVNLGENRTRVALPQPEITDVVPQARYMPNSRIKDPKYTRPELAAAEAARIRRQQSNPVMIGQANPTDDYTTPPTQNAQYNAAQVQTDQISRPSARGRDMTGQSNPDNTSTSTRSTSDDDQQYPQPDRGPVRDDSTPVRRRTRRATKPTPAQNASAPLPGGLAYPPVAQPLQPQPYPAIGAAYPLGTPPSDAQLVAKNVPPLRNYDGQVPLNPPAARGEREQTELELATLEASYTGWVGGTGYARYRSGTAGIDRLTALEAPVEFSAVLGKVVRFTVVPKAVFLNSGQLDVTQYQGVTGTVPILGTLPANALNAPSQQFSSGVGGELQMTTTNFGVSLGYTPYEFLVSNITAHARWRPAGGHFTFLVDRDSIKETQLSYAGLRDPGSATTVYPGNIWGGVISTGGGLRFDVGGEKSGLYFTVNGASLNGYHVQANTTFSGSGGAYFRVKVWPEYGSLNVGGSLYGAHFAHNLRGQTYGSGGYFSPAAYFLAGVPITWNGHYKSDFHYVIAGSIGVQTFQEDSAPYYPLDPSLQTGALTGCSLASITSKTCGVYPLNSNTGANYGVNFEGSYHIAPNWYVGAFATGNNTNNFNTISGGFFVRYLFRPQYPTEEYPTGLFPVDGLRPLKVP, from the coding sequence GTGACGCCTGCGGTCCTCTTCGCGGCCATGGCCTTCACGCCCTACCCGCCTCTGCGTGCACAGGCCGTCTCTTCGCCCACTCAGGCACTTCTCGAGAAAGCCCACTCCCTCGAGGTCCGTGGACGCATGGATATGGCCTCGCAGACCTGGCAGCAGGTTCTGCTCGCCGATCCCAATAACGCGGAGGCCCTCGGCGGTCTTGCCCGTGCAGCCAAACTCAGCGGGAACGTCTCCCAGGCCAACGCCTACATCGAAAAGCTGAAAGCGATCAACCCCAGCGACCCCAACATCGCCAAGGTGGAATCGATGAACAGCCAGCAATCGAATCTAGCCCAGCTCCAGCAGGCAGGCAAGCTGGCGCAGGGCGGACAGTACGCCCAGGCCATGAACATCTACCGCCAGGTCTTCGGTGGCACACCGCCCCCCGGCGACTGGGCGCTCGCCTACTACGAAACGGAATCCGCCACCGAAGACGGTCGTCCGCATGCCATCGCCGGTCTCCGCGACCTCGTCTCCAAGTACCCGCAGGACTCGCGCTACCAGATCACCCTCGGCCGCATCCTTACCTACAATCCCAAGACCCGCGCCGAGGGCCGTCTCTTCCTCAAGCGTCACCCGCAGGACCCCTCCGCGGTCGAGGCCCTCCGCCAGTCCCTTCTCTGGGACGCGCAGAACCCCGCCTCCGCCACCGAGATCCGCTCGTACCTCCAGAAGCACCCCGACGAGCAACTCGCTACCGCCCTCCGCAATCAGCCGCCCGCGCCCCGCGCCCAACGTGGTGGCGGCAGCACCTATACGCCGCCTGCGCTCACACCGCAGCAGCAGGCCGATCTCGACGCGCAGCGCGCCCGTTCGGCAGAGGAGCAGGCCGCGTACCGCGCACTCAACGCGCACCATATTGAAGAGGCGGAAGAGCGCTTCAAGTCCATCCTCGTCATGAATCCCTCCAGTGGGCCCGCGCTCGCCGGCATGGGCTACATCCGGATGCAGCAGTCCAACTTTGGCGGAGCCATCAGCTTCCTTGTCGAGGCCAAGCAGAACGGCGTGCGCGACAGTGGCCTCGATACCGCTCTCAATACCTCCCGCTTCTGGTACACCATGGGCGAGGGGCAAGCCGCCCTCAACGAAAACGATCTCGCCACCGCGCAGGCCAAGTACCAGTCCGCCCTCGCCATGCGCCCCACCAGCCCCGAAGCCCTTGAAGGCCTTGGCGGAACGCTGCTTAAGGCGCAGGAGCCGGAACCCGCCATCCAGCTCTTTGAGCGCTTCGTGCGTGCCAAGCCCAGCTCGCTTCCGGCCTGGCGTGGTCTCTTCATGGCGCAGTACGGAGCAGGGCAGGCGGCCGCCGCGCTGGCCACCGAGAAGCGCATCCCCGCCAGCATCCACGCACAGCTGATGCGCGATCCCGACTTCCTCAGGACCCTTGCGTCGGCCTACTCCGCCGTCGGCCGCGATGCCGACGCCCAGCGCGTCCTGCACTCAGCCCTCGAACTGCCCTTTCCTGCGGGTGGCGAGGGTCTGAAGGCGGAGACGCAGCTCCAGTACGCCGCGCTCCTTCAGGCCGCCAACCACCTCGAACAGGCCTCCGGTCTCTACCGTCAGGTCCTCGCCACCGACCCCGGCAACGCCGATGGCTGGGAAGGTCTGGTCCGCGTCCAGCACGGTATGGCGCAGGATGCCCAGGCCGTGCAAACCCTCGAAAGCATGCCCCCCTCGGTCTACGACGCCGCCATGCGCGATCCCGGCTTCGAGACCACGGTAGCCGCGATCTACCAGGGCCAGGGCAAGCTCGACATCGCACAGGATCTGCTCGAAAAGAGCCTCGCGCAACAGGCCAGCGCAGGACAGGTGGTGTCCACACCCATCCAGCTCCAGCTCGCCGCCATCTATCTTCAGCGGAACAATCCGCAGCTTGCGTACCCCATCTATCAGCGCGTCCTCAGCCAGACCCCCGACCGCGTCGACGCCTGGAAAGGCCTTCTCGCAGCCCTGCACACCAACGGGCGCGATCAGGAAGCCCTCGCTCAGATTCAGCAGATTCCTCTCCCCGTGCGCTCCAGGCTCGAGCAGGACCCCGAATATCTCCAGAACGTCGCCGCCATCTACAACGGACTCGGCCAGCCCGGACAGGCCGCCCTCTTTCAGGCTCGCGTCAAGCAGTACTACACCCTCCGCCGCACCAACGCACCCGCCGAAATCGACATTCAGGACGCCTGGCTCCTCTACAACTCCGGCAATGAAACCTCGCTGTATCGCCAGTTGATGGCCCTCGGCGGTCGCACCGATCTCTCCGAAGAGCAGCGTCACACCGTCCAGACCATCTGGGCCAACTGGGCTGTCCGCCGTGCCAATCAGGCCGCCGCCGCAGGTGACACCAAGCGCTCGCTCGCCATCCTCAACGCCGCCTCACACGCCTTTCCGGATAATCCCGGTGTCGCCAAGGCCCTCGCCAGTGGATATGCCCGCGCCGGTTACCCCAAGGAAGCCGTCGCTATCTTCAAGGCGCAGGACATGACGCACGCCACGGCCTCGGACTACAAGGCCGCCGTCGGTGCCGCGCTCGCCGCCAACGACAACAAGGACGCCGAAACCTGGCTGCGGTACGGCCTCGACGCCTACCCGCGCGACTCCCAGCTCCTCACCCTGGGAGCCAAGTTCGAGCAGGCCCGCGGCGCCAACGGGCGGGCCGCCGAGTACTATCGCGCCTCACTCGCCGCCATGCCGCTCCCCGATCCGGGAGCCGAGCTGGCCAACGAGCTCAGCCGTCCCAACGGAAACGGCAACATCCGTCTCCCCGGCCAGTCGCAGTCGCAGGATCTCGCGTCTCTCCTGAACCCCGGCGGTGTAGGAAACCAGATCGCCGCCCAGGCCCCGGCCATTCCCGTCGCTCCTCCTCCGGCCTATCTGCCAAACTACGGAAACGCCTACGGCACAGCTCCGGTCCAGCTCCAGGGAACCACGCCGCAATATGGGACATCCCCGTCCGTCCCCCCGCAGTACAGTACACCGCAGTATTCGACCTCCCCGGGTCGCACCGTCAGACCCGCCCCCAGCACCTTAGGCAACTATGTTCCGCCCCAGTCCTCGGTAGTGCGACCGTCCACACTGGACGGCTTCGTGCTTCCTGCCCCTCGCAATCCCATCCGCAACGCTGTCAACGGCGGCGCGCAGGCTAGGACGCAGGCCAAGCCAACCAATCGGCCGCATCCCGCCGCTGTGGCGGAGATGCAGGACCGCTTCGGATCCTCCTTGCAGGCGACCCCCGGCTCCATGCAGTCGGCCTCGAACGATGCCTCTGACGTCTCCGGTCCCATCATCCGGATGAGCGCCACGACGTCCGCCTCGCCCACGCAGGAACTCGTCCAGAACCAGATTCCCGAGCCCCAGCAGACCCCCGCCGAGGCAGAAGCGCAAGCCACCCGCGCTTACCAGTACCAGCAGATTCAGAGCGCCATCGAGCGCGCCCAGTCGCAGCCTCTCCCCATCACCGCCGCGCCCCTCTCCCAGCCACAGCCCGTCCAGCAGGCCTCCAACACCGGTGACGCTTACGGCCCTTTCGTCCCGTACGTCCCCCCGGCTCGCTCGGCGGTCGCCGTCAACCTCGGCGAGAACCGCACTCGTGTCGCTCTCCCGCAGCCTGAGATCACCGACGTCGTCCCCCAGGCGCGCTACATGCCGAACTCGCGCATCAAGGACCCCAAGTACACGCGCCCCGAGCTCGCCGCAGCCGAAGCCGCCCGCATCCGCCGCCAGCAGTCGAATCCCGTCATGATCGGTCAGGCCAATCCCACCGACGACTACACCACGCCTCCGACTCAGAACGCGCAGTACAACGCCGCCCAGGTCCAGACCGACCAGATCAGCCGTCCCTCCGCACGTGGCAGGGACATGACCGGGCAGAGCAATCCCGACAATACCTCCACCTCCACGCGCTCCACCAGCGACGACGACCAGCAGTATCCCCAGCCCGACCGAGGGCCTGTCCGTGACGACAGCACGCCCGTCCGTCGGCGCACCCGCCGGGCCACTAAACCCACGCCCGCCCAGAATGCCTCTGCGCCTCTCCCCGGTGGTCTTGCCTACCCGCCTGTGGCCCAGCCCCTCCAGCCTCAGCCCTACCCGGCCATCGGAGCGGCGTATCCCCTCGGCACGCCCCCATCCGACGCCCAGCTCGTCGCCAAAAACGTTCCTCCCCTGCGCAACTACGACGGTCAGGTTCCCCTGAATCCGCCCGCGGCGCGTGGCGAGCGGGAGCAGACCGAACTCGAACTCGCGACCCTCGAAGCCTCCTACACCGGCTGGGTCGGCGGAACAGGCTACGCCCGCTACCGCTCCGGCACCGCCGGCATCGACCGCCTCACGGCTCTCGAAGCTCCCGTCGAGTTCTCCGCCGTCCTCGGCAAAGTCGTCCGCTTCACCGTCGTTCCCAAGGCCGTCTTCCTCAACTCCGGACAGCTCGACGTCACCCAGTATCAGGGCGTCACCGGCACCGTTCCTATCCTCGGAACCTTACCGGCCAATGCGCTGAACGCCCCATCGCAGCAGTTCTCCTCGGGCGTAGGCGGCGAACTCCAGATGACCACCACCAACTTCGGCGTCTCGCTCGGCTACACACCCTACGAGTTCCTCGTCTCGAACATCACCGCCCACGCCCGCTGGCGTCCCGCCGGCGGACACTTCACCTTCCTCGTCGATCGCGACTCCATCAAGGAGACCCAGCTCTCCTACGCCGGCCTCCGCGATCCCGGCTCCGCCACCACCGTCTACCCCGGCAACATCTGGGGCGGTGTTATCTCTACCGGCGGCGGCCTCCGCTTCGACGTAGGGGGCGAGAAGTCCGGCCTCTACTTCACCGTCAACGGAGCCAGCCTCAACGGATATCACGTCCAGGCCAATACCACCTTCAGTGGCTCCGGCGGCGCGTACTTCCGCGTCAAGGTCTGGCCGGAGTACGGGTCCCTCAACGTCGGCGGCTCCCTCTACGGCGCTCACTTCGCTCACAACCTGCGCGGCCAGACTTACGGCTCCGGCGGATACTTCAGCCCCGCTGCCTACTTCCTCGCGGGCGTGCCTATCACCTGGAACGGCCATTACAAGTCGGACTTCCACTACGTCATCGCCGGCAGCATCGGCGTTCAAACCTTCCAGGAAGACAGCGCGCCGTACTACCCGCTGGACCCGTCCCTCCAGACCGGAGCGCTCACAGGTTGCTCGCTCGCCAGCATCACCTCGAAGACCTGCGGTGTCTATCCCCTCAACTCGAACACCGGCGCCAACTACGGCGTCAACTTTGAAGGTTCGTACCACATTGCGCCGAACTGGTACGTCGGTGCCTTCGCGACCGGCAACAACACCAACAACTTCAACACCATCTCCGGCGGCTTCTTCGTTCGGTACCTCTTCCGTCCGCAGTATCCGACCGAAGAGTACCCCACCGGCCTCTTCCCGGTCGACGGTCTCCGCCCCCTCAAAGTCCCATAA
- the bcsZ gene encoding cellulose synthase complex periplasmic endoglucanase BcsZ, with product MAFAPKLRTTLGRAMDLSTTTHTGSTRRHRYRAFLALLISLFVLGQTGCKAQGWDQWDKYSQRFVNDEGRVIDRQAQDRTTSEGESYALFFALVANDKPRFDKLLKWSEANLANGDLTLRLPAWNWGKAPDGTWKILDDNPAADADLWMAYSLMEAGRLWRNDRYAKLGSTMALRIAQQETVDIPGLGVSLLPGPKGFHQTANTWILNPSYLPPFLLTYFAKAQPQGPWNQILNSLKILLSRGSGDGYVMDWVSAGDSVQPSLSPTQLATGKTEGLVPVGSYDAIRVYLWLGMTDPGTSGIRDLLHSTTGMSSYLKTAVTPPLIVDVTGKIVNADGRVGFSAAVIPYLHLVGYKDQEKAQDDRLGAVKDDATGLYGRDATYYDQNLALFATGWSDQHFHFDRDGKLKVKWK from the coding sequence ATGGCGTTCGCTCCCAAACTTCGCACCACGCTGGGTAGGGCTATGGATTTGAGCACCACGACACACACTGGGAGCACACGTCGGCATCGGTACCGGGCCTTCCTCGCCCTGCTCATCAGCCTCTTCGTTCTCGGCCAGACCGGCTGCAAGGCCCAGGGCTGGGACCAGTGGGATAAGTACAGTCAGCGCTTCGTTAACGACGAAGGCCGCGTCATCGATCGTCAGGCTCAGGATCGCACCACCTCGGAGGGCGAGTCCTACGCCCTCTTCTTCGCCCTCGTCGCCAACGACAAGCCCCGTTTCGACAAGCTCCTCAAGTGGTCCGAGGCCAATCTCGCCAACGGCGACCTCACCCTGCGCCTCCCCGCCTGGAACTGGGGCAAGGCGCCCGATGGCACCTGGAAGATCCTCGACGACAACCCGGCTGCCGACGCCGACCTCTGGATGGCGTACTCTCTCATGGAGGCCGGTCGCCTCTGGCGTAACGACCGCTACGCCAAGCTTGGCTCCACCATGGCCCTGCGCATCGCGCAGCAGGAGACCGTCGACATCCCTGGCCTCGGCGTCAGCCTTCTGCCCGGACCAAAAGGCTTTCACCAGACGGCCAACACCTGGATCCTCAACCCCAGCTATCTTCCGCCGTTCCTCCTCACCTACTTCGCCAAAGCCCAGCCACAGGGGCCGTGGAACCAGATCCTCAACTCGTTGAAGATCCTCCTCTCCCGCGGCTCCGGCGACGGCTATGTCATGGACTGGGTCTCCGCCGGCGACTCCGTTCAGCCCTCACTCTCTCCTACGCAACTCGCCACCGGGAAGACCGAAGGCCTCGTTCCCGTGGGCAGTTACGACGCCATTCGTGTCTACCTCTGGCTCGGCATGACCGATCCCGGAACCTCCGGCATCCGTGATCTCCTTCACTCCACCACCGGCATGTCCTCCTATCTCAAGACCGCCGTCACCCCGCCGCTCATCGTCGATGTCACCGGCAAGATCGTCAACGCCGACGGGCGGGTAGGCTTCTCCGCCGCCGTGATCCCCTACCTCCATCTCGTCGGCTACAAGGACCAGGAGAAGGCTCAGGACGACCGTCTCGGTGCCGTCAAGGATGATGCCACCGGCCTCTACGGGCGCGACGCCACCTACTACGATCAGAATCTCGCGCTCTTCGCCACCGGCTGGAGCGACCAGCATTTCCACTTTGACCGTGACGGGAAACTGAAAGTCAAATGGAAATAA